Proteins encoded by one window of Camelus bactrianus isolate YW-2024 breed Bactrian camel chromosome 9, ASM4877302v1, whole genome shotgun sequence:
- the RIPOR1 gene encoding rho family-interacting cell polarization regulator 1 isoform X2 — translation MSAKKRGSPARTHSMMSLSVRPQRRLLSARVSRSQSFAGVLGSQERGPRSFPAFSPPGPPRKPPALSRVSKMFSVTHPAPKVPQPERLDLVYAALKRGLTAYLEVHQQEQEKLQGQIRESKRNSRLGFLYDLDKQVKSIERFLRRLEFHASKIDELYEAYCVQRRLRDGAYNMVRAYSTGSPGSREARDSLAEATRGHREYTESMCLLESELEGQLGEFHLRMKGLAGFARLCVGDQYEIYMKYGRQRWKLRGRIEGSGKQVWDSEETVFLPLLTEFLSIKVTELKGLANHVVVGSVSCETKDLFAALPQVVAVDINDLGTIKLSLEVTWSPFDKDDQPSAASTVNKASTVTKRFSTYSQSPPDTPSLREQAFYNMLRRQEELENGTAWSLSSESSDDSSSPQLSGTARHSSAPRPLVQQPEPLPIQVAFRRPETSTSGSTDEEGATAPALANGHAPYTRTLSHISEASVDAALAEASVEAVGPESLVQRPSLPVHPDPTHREHPSPVPPALDPSHSATSPILSTTGPGYTSAQLESVHTVVNSSSSELPGPTHTTISFTSTAISPTHSVPSLTHTTTGSTHKPVISTLAPTGPTPSTTGPVQITTSSTHKPMLSILTPAAPAPSTTGPVQTTTSPRHTVTNLINIVTSPTNKPMVSTLTTTDATLSATGAAQTITNPTHTATSPTHTTTSPTHTTASPTHATTSPTHTTTSPTHTTSPTHTTATSTHKARMSTHTTTSPTPNAKDPVQTTRSPTHPVTSPTLITVSPFTSLDLAKLPSPSANTDSALPGTDPLSCSYPVSTPCTQADPIAPSTPYPSPACSSLEPLTSPSPTPPEAIRQSPSPPPSPLASVPQHSDPSLARAAQAPVPGTARGAGDRRLEEALGALMAALDDYRGQFPELQGLEQEVIRLESLLMRQGLTRSRASSLSITVENALESFSFLNENEDEDSDSHGDRLPSSPEPGAEDIDSPSAQPLSTECPALDAALVQHLYHCSRLLLKLGTFGPLRCQEAWALERLLREARVLEAVCELSRRWEIPATSAQEVVQFSVSRPGFLTFWDQCTEGLSPFICPVERVLLTFCNQYNARLSLRQSGLAEAGEWAAYLPTLPSLLKSPLMGPQGKPVCVKFLEDALGQKLPRRPQPGPGEQLTIFQFWSHIETLDSTSMEAYVTETAEEVFLVRNLNSDDQAVVLKALRLAPEGRLRRDGLRALSSLLVHGNNKVMAAVSTQLRSLSLGPDFRKRALLCFLDQLEDEDVQMRVAGCLALGCIKAPEGIEPLVYLCQTDTEAVREAAQQSLQQCGEEGQSAHRRLEESLDALPRIFGPGSMASTAF, via the exons ATGAGCGCCAAGAAGAGAG GGAGCCCCGCGCGGACTCATTCCATGATGTCCCTGTCTGTGCGGCCGCAGCGCCGCCTGCTCAGCGCCCGGGTCAGTAGGAGCCAGTCCTTCGCAGGCGTCCTCGGCAGCCAGGAGCGGGGGCCCAG GAGCTTCCCAGCCTTCAGTCCCCCGGGGCCCCCACGGAAGCCCCCAGCGCTCTCCCGAGTGTCGAAGATGTTTTCCGTGACGCACCCAGCCCCCAAGGTCCCGCAGCCTGAGCGGCTGGACCTGGTGTACGCTGCGCTCAAGCGGGGCCTAAC GGCCTATTTGGAAGTGCACCAGCAGGAGCAGGAGAAACTCCAGGGACAGATAAGGGAGTCCAAAAGGAATTCCCGCCTG GGCTTCCTGTATGACTTGGATAAG CAAGTCAAGTCCATTGAACGCTTCCTGCGACGGCTGGAGTTCCACGCCAGCAAG ATCGACGAGCTGTATGAGGCATACTGTGTCCAGCGGCGTCTCCGGGATGGGGCCTACAACATGGTCCGTGCCTACAGCACCGGGTCCCCAGGGAGCCGTGAGGCCCGGGACAGCCTGGCCGAGGCCACTCGGGGCCATCGCGAGTACACAGAG AGCATGTGTCTGCTGGAGAGTGAGCTGGAAGGACAGCTGGGCGAGTTCCATCTCCGGATGAAAG ggctggcCGGCTTCGCCAGGCTGTGTGTGGGCGATCAGTATGAG ATCTACATGAAATACGGGCGTCAGCGCTGGAAACTACGAGGCCGCATTGAGGGTAGCGGAAAGCAGGTGTGGGACAGTGAGGAAACCGTCTTTCTTCCTCTGCTCACGGAATTCCTGTCCATCAAG GTGACAGAACTGAAGGGCCTGGCCAACCATGTGGTTGTGGGCAGTGTCTCCTGCGAGACCAAGGACCTGTTCGCCGCCCTGCCCCAGGTTGTAGCTGTGGACATCAATGATCTCGGCACCATCAAGCTCAGCCTGGAAGTTACATGGAG TCCCTTTGACAAGGATGACCAGCCTTCAGCTGCTTCTACTGTCAACAAGGCCTCCACAGTCACCAAGCGCTTCTCCACCTACAGCCAGAGCCCCCCAGACACACCCTCACTTCGGGAACAAGCCTTTTAT AATATGCTAAGGcggcaggaggagctggagaaTGGGACAGCATGGTCCCTGTCATCTGAATCTTCTGATGACTCATCCAGCCCACAGCTCTCAGGCACTGCCCGCCACTCCTCAGCCCCCAGGCCCCTGGTGCAGCAGCCTGAGCCTCTCCCCATCCAAGTTGCCTTCCGTAGGCCTGAGACCTCTACTTCTGGTTCCACAGATGAGGAGGGGGCCACGGCCCCAGCCCTGGCCAATGGGCATGCCCCCTATACCCGGACTCTGAGCCACATCAGTGAGGCCAGTGTGGATGCTGCCCTGGCTGAGGCTTCAGTGGAGGCTGTGGGTCCAGAAAGCCTAGTCCAGAGACCTAGCCTGCCTGTACACCCAGATCCCACCCATAGGGAGCACCCTAGTCCTGTCCCTCCTGCTCTGGACCCCAGCCATTCTGCCACAAGCCCCATTCTCAGTACAACAGGCCCTGGCTACACATCTGCACAACTAGAGTCGGTTCACACGGTGGTAAATTCTAGCTCTTCTGAACTGCCAGGCCCTACCCACACCACTATAAGCTTTACGTCAACTGCCATAAGCCCTACCCACAGTGTTCCAAGCCTCACTCACACTACCACAGGTTCTACCCACAAGCCTGTGATCTCTACCCTTGCTCCTACAGGCCCCACCCCAAGTACCACAGGGCCAGTGCAGATCACCACAAGTTCCACCCACAAGCCAATGCTTTCTATCCTcactcctgctgctcctgcccccAGTACTACAGGCCCAGTCCAGACCACCACAAGCCCCAGACACACTGTCACAAACCTGATAAACATTGTCACTAGCCCCACCAATAAGCCAATGGTCTCTACGCTTACTACTACAGACGCTACCCTGAGTGCCACAGGCGCAGCCCAGACTATCACAAACCCCACCCACACTGCCACTAGCCCTACCCACACTACCACTAGCCCCACCCACACTACTGCAAGCCCTACCCATGCTACCACAAGCCCTACCCATACCACCACAAGCCCCACCCACACCACAAGCCCCACCCACACCACTGCAACCTCTACTCACAAAGCCAGGATGTCAACTCACACCACTACAAGTCCTACACCCAATGCTAAGGATCCAGTTCAGACCACCAGGAGTCCTACTCATCCTGTCACAAGCCCCACTCTTATAACTGTAAGCCCTTTCACTTCTCTAGACCTTGCCaaactccccagcccctctgcaaACACAGACTCTGCCCTCCCAGGCACTGACCCCCTGTCCTGTAGCtacccagtctccactccctgcACTCAGGCAGACCCCATAGCCCCCAGCACCCCCTACCCAAGTCCTGCCTGTTCCAGTTTGGAACCCCTCACAAGCCCTTCTCCAACCCCCCCAGAAGCCATCCGTCAGAGCCCAagtcctcctccctcacccctagCCTCTGTGCCCCAGCATTCAGACCCTAGCCTGGCCAGGGCTGCCCAGGCCCCAGTTCCAGGGACAGCCCGAGGGGCTGGTGACAGGAGGTTGGAAGAGGCACTGGGGGCCCTAATGGCTGCCCTGGATGACTACCGTGGTCAGTTTCCCGAGCTGCAgggcctggagcaggaggtgatcCGGCTGGAGAGTCTACTCATG AGACAAGGCCTGACTCGCAGCCGGGCCTCCAGTCTTAGCATCACTGTGGAGAATGCCCTGGAGAGCTTCAGCTTCCTCAATGAGAATGAAGATGAAGACAGTGATAGTCATGGGGACAG GCTCCCAAGCAGCCCAGAACCTGGGGCTGAGGACATCGACTCACCTAGTGCCCAACCCCTCAGCACGGAGTGTCCAGCTCTGGATGCTGCATTGGTCCAGCACCTGTACCACTGTAGCCGCCTCCTGCTG AAACTGGGCACATTTGGGCCCCTTCGCTGCCAGGAGGCTTGGGCCCTGGAGCGGCTGCTGCGGGAGGCCCGAGTGCTCGAGGCAGTATGTGAGCTTAGCAGGCGATGGGAAATCCCTGCTACCTCTGCCCAGGAAG TGGTGCAGTTCTCTGTCTCTCGGCCCGGCTTCCTGACCTTCTGGGACCAGTGCACAGAGGGACTCAGCCCCTTCATCTGCCCTGTGGAGCGGGTGCTCCTGACCTTCTGCAATCAGTACAATGCCCGTCTCTCCCTGCGCCAGTCAGGCTTAGCTGAGGCTGGTGAGTGGGCTGCCTACCTGCCCACTCTGCCCTCTCTTCTCAAATCCCCTTTGATGGGCCCTCAGGGAAAGCCAG TGTGTGTCAAGTTCCTGGAGGATGCCTTGGGGCAGAAGCTGCCCCGGAggccccagccaggccctggaGAACAGCTCACCATCTTCCAGTTCTGGAGTCACATTGAAACCCTGGACAGCACCTCCATGGAGGCCTATGTGACTGAGACTGCCGAGGAGG TGTTCCTGGTGCGGAATCTGAACTCAGATGACCAGGCTGTTGTGCTAAAAGCCCTGAGGTTGGCACCTGAGGGGCGGCTTCGAAGGGATGGTCTCCGGGCCCTCAGCTCCCTGCTTGTCCATGGCAACAACAAGGTCATGGCTGCTGTCAGCACTCAGCTCCGGAGCCTGTCATTGGGCCCTGACTTCCGGAAAAGG GCCCTGCTGTGCTTCCTGGACCAACTTGAGGATGAGGATGTGCAGATGAGAGTGGCTGgctgcctggccctgggctgcatCAAG GCTCCCGAAGGCATTGAGCCCCTGGTGTACCTGTGCCAAACGGACACAGAGGCCGTGAGGGAAGCTGCTCAGCAGAGCCTGCAACAATGTG GGGAGGAGGGACAGTCTGCCCATCGACGGCTGGAGGAGTCACTGGATGCCCTGCCCCGCATCTTTGGGCCTGGCAGCATGGCCAGCACGGCATTCTAA
- the RIPOR1 gene encoding rho family-interacting cell polarization regulator 1 isoform X3, which translates to MMSLSVRPQRRLLSARVSRSQSFAGVLGSQERGPRSFPAFSPPGPPRKPPALSRVSKMFSVTHPAPKVPQPERLDLVYAALKRGLTAYLEVHQQEQEKLQGQIRESKRNSRLGFLYDLDKQVKSIERFLRRLEFHASKIDELYEAYCVQRRLRDGAYNMVRAYSTGSPGSREARDSLAEATRGHREYTESMCLLESELEGQLGEFHLRMKGLAGFARLCVGDQYEIYMKYGRQRWKLRGRIEGSGKQVWDSEETVFLPLLTEFLSIKVTELKGLANHVVVGSVSCETKDLFAALPQVVAVDINDLGTIKLSLEVTWSPFDKDDQPSAASTVNKASTVTKRFSTYSQSPPDTPSLREQAFYNMLRRQEELENGTAWSLSSESSDDSSSPQLSGTARHSSAPRPLVQQPEPLPIQVAFRRPETSTSGSTDEEGATAPALANGHAPYTRTLSHISEASVDAALAEASVEAVGPESLVQRPSLPVHPDPTHREHPSPVPPALDPSHSATSPILSTTGPGYTSAQLESVHTVVNSSSSELPGPTHTTISFTSTAISPTHSVPSLTHTTTGSTHKPVISTLAPTGPTPSTTGPVQITTSSTHKPMLSILTPAAPAPSTTGPVQTTTSPRHTVTNLINIVTSPTNKPMVSTLTTTDATLSATGAAQTITNPTHTATSPTHTTTSPTHTTASPTHATTSPTHTTTSPTHTTSPTHTTATSTHKARMSTHTTTSPTPNAKDPVQTTRSPTHPVTSPTLITVSPFTSLDLAKLPSPSANTDSALPGTDPLSCSYPVSTPCTQADPIAPSTPYPSPACSSLEPLTSPSPTPPEAIRQSPSPPPSPLASVPQHSDPSLARAAQAPVPGTARGAGDRRLEEALGALMAALDDYRGQFPELQGLEQEVIRLESLLMQRQGLTRSRASSLSITVENALESFSFLNENEDEDSDSHGDRLPSSPEPGAEDIDSPSAQPLSTECPALDAALVQHLYHCSRLLLKLGTFGPLRCQEAWALERLLREARVLEAVCELSRRWEIPATSAQEVVQFSVSRPGFLTFWDQCTEGLSPFICPVERVLLTFCNQYNARLSLRQSGLAEAGEWAAYLPTLPSLLKSPLMGPQGKPVCVKFLEDALGQKLPRRPQPGPGEQLTIFQFWSHIETLDSTSMEAYVTETAEEVFLVRNLNSDDQAVVLKALRLAPEGRLRRDGLRALSSLLVHGNNKVMAAVSTQLRSLSLGPDFRKRALLCFLDQLEDEDVQMRVAGCLALGCIKAPEGIEPLVYLCQTDTEAVREAAQQSLQQCGEEGQSAHRRLEESLDALPRIFGPGSMASTAF; encoded by the exons ATGATGTCCCTGTCTGTGCGGCCGCAGCGCCGCCTGCTCAGCGCCCGGGTCAGTAGGAGCCAGTCCTTCGCAGGCGTCCTCGGCAGCCAGGAGCGGGGGCCCAG GAGCTTCCCAGCCTTCAGTCCCCCGGGGCCCCCACGGAAGCCCCCAGCGCTCTCCCGAGTGTCGAAGATGTTTTCCGTGACGCACCCAGCCCCCAAGGTCCCGCAGCCTGAGCGGCTGGACCTGGTGTACGCTGCGCTCAAGCGGGGCCTAAC GGCCTATTTGGAAGTGCACCAGCAGGAGCAGGAGAAACTCCAGGGACAGATAAGGGAGTCCAAAAGGAATTCCCGCCTG GGCTTCCTGTATGACTTGGATAAG CAAGTCAAGTCCATTGAACGCTTCCTGCGACGGCTGGAGTTCCACGCCAGCAAG ATCGACGAGCTGTATGAGGCATACTGTGTCCAGCGGCGTCTCCGGGATGGGGCCTACAACATGGTCCGTGCCTACAGCACCGGGTCCCCAGGGAGCCGTGAGGCCCGGGACAGCCTGGCCGAGGCCACTCGGGGCCATCGCGAGTACACAGAG AGCATGTGTCTGCTGGAGAGTGAGCTGGAAGGACAGCTGGGCGAGTTCCATCTCCGGATGAAAG ggctggcCGGCTTCGCCAGGCTGTGTGTGGGCGATCAGTATGAG ATCTACATGAAATACGGGCGTCAGCGCTGGAAACTACGAGGCCGCATTGAGGGTAGCGGAAAGCAGGTGTGGGACAGTGAGGAAACCGTCTTTCTTCCTCTGCTCACGGAATTCCTGTCCATCAAG GTGACAGAACTGAAGGGCCTGGCCAACCATGTGGTTGTGGGCAGTGTCTCCTGCGAGACCAAGGACCTGTTCGCCGCCCTGCCCCAGGTTGTAGCTGTGGACATCAATGATCTCGGCACCATCAAGCTCAGCCTGGAAGTTACATGGAG TCCCTTTGACAAGGATGACCAGCCTTCAGCTGCTTCTACTGTCAACAAGGCCTCCACAGTCACCAAGCGCTTCTCCACCTACAGCCAGAGCCCCCCAGACACACCCTCACTTCGGGAACAAGCCTTTTAT AATATGCTAAGGcggcaggaggagctggagaaTGGGACAGCATGGTCCCTGTCATCTGAATCTTCTGATGACTCATCCAGCCCACAGCTCTCAGGCACTGCCCGCCACTCCTCAGCCCCCAGGCCCCTGGTGCAGCAGCCTGAGCCTCTCCCCATCCAAGTTGCCTTCCGTAGGCCTGAGACCTCTACTTCTGGTTCCACAGATGAGGAGGGGGCCACGGCCCCAGCCCTGGCCAATGGGCATGCCCCCTATACCCGGACTCTGAGCCACATCAGTGAGGCCAGTGTGGATGCTGCCCTGGCTGAGGCTTCAGTGGAGGCTGTGGGTCCAGAAAGCCTAGTCCAGAGACCTAGCCTGCCTGTACACCCAGATCCCACCCATAGGGAGCACCCTAGTCCTGTCCCTCCTGCTCTGGACCCCAGCCATTCTGCCACAAGCCCCATTCTCAGTACAACAGGCCCTGGCTACACATCTGCACAACTAGAGTCGGTTCACACGGTGGTAAATTCTAGCTCTTCTGAACTGCCAGGCCCTACCCACACCACTATAAGCTTTACGTCAACTGCCATAAGCCCTACCCACAGTGTTCCAAGCCTCACTCACACTACCACAGGTTCTACCCACAAGCCTGTGATCTCTACCCTTGCTCCTACAGGCCCCACCCCAAGTACCACAGGGCCAGTGCAGATCACCACAAGTTCCACCCACAAGCCAATGCTTTCTATCCTcactcctgctgctcctgcccccAGTACTACAGGCCCAGTCCAGACCACCACAAGCCCCAGACACACTGTCACAAACCTGATAAACATTGTCACTAGCCCCACCAATAAGCCAATGGTCTCTACGCTTACTACTACAGACGCTACCCTGAGTGCCACAGGCGCAGCCCAGACTATCACAAACCCCACCCACACTGCCACTAGCCCTACCCACACTACCACTAGCCCCACCCACACTACTGCAAGCCCTACCCATGCTACCACAAGCCCTACCCATACCACCACAAGCCCCACCCACACCACAAGCCCCACCCACACCACTGCAACCTCTACTCACAAAGCCAGGATGTCAACTCACACCACTACAAGTCCTACACCCAATGCTAAGGATCCAGTTCAGACCACCAGGAGTCCTACTCATCCTGTCACAAGCCCCACTCTTATAACTGTAAGCCCTTTCACTTCTCTAGACCTTGCCaaactccccagcccctctgcaaACACAGACTCTGCCCTCCCAGGCACTGACCCCCTGTCCTGTAGCtacccagtctccactccctgcACTCAGGCAGACCCCATAGCCCCCAGCACCCCCTACCCAAGTCCTGCCTGTTCCAGTTTGGAACCCCTCACAAGCCCTTCTCCAACCCCCCCAGAAGCCATCCGTCAGAGCCCAagtcctcctccctcacccctagCCTCTGTGCCCCAGCATTCAGACCCTAGCCTGGCCAGGGCTGCCCAGGCCCCAGTTCCAGGGACAGCCCGAGGGGCTGGTGACAGGAGGTTGGAAGAGGCACTGGGGGCCCTAATGGCTGCCCTGGATGACTACCGTGGTCAGTTTCCCGAGCTGCAgggcctggagcaggaggtgatcCGGCTGGAGAGTCTACTCATG CAGAGACAAGGCCTGACTCGCAGCCGGGCCTCCAGTCTTAGCATCACTGTGGAGAATGCCCTGGAGAGCTTCAGCTTCCTCAATGAGAATGAAGATGAAGACAGTGATAGTCATGGGGACAG GCTCCCAAGCAGCCCAGAACCTGGGGCTGAGGACATCGACTCACCTAGTGCCCAACCCCTCAGCACGGAGTGTCCAGCTCTGGATGCTGCATTGGTCCAGCACCTGTACCACTGTAGCCGCCTCCTGCTG AAACTGGGCACATTTGGGCCCCTTCGCTGCCAGGAGGCTTGGGCCCTGGAGCGGCTGCTGCGGGAGGCCCGAGTGCTCGAGGCAGTATGTGAGCTTAGCAGGCGATGGGAAATCCCTGCTACCTCTGCCCAGGAAG TGGTGCAGTTCTCTGTCTCTCGGCCCGGCTTCCTGACCTTCTGGGACCAGTGCACAGAGGGACTCAGCCCCTTCATCTGCCCTGTGGAGCGGGTGCTCCTGACCTTCTGCAATCAGTACAATGCCCGTCTCTCCCTGCGCCAGTCAGGCTTAGCTGAGGCTGGTGAGTGGGCTGCCTACCTGCCCACTCTGCCCTCTCTTCTCAAATCCCCTTTGATGGGCCCTCAGGGAAAGCCAG TGTGTGTCAAGTTCCTGGAGGATGCCTTGGGGCAGAAGCTGCCCCGGAggccccagccaggccctggaGAACAGCTCACCATCTTCCAGTTCTGGAGTCACATTGAAACCCTGGACAGCACCTCCATGGAGGCCTATGTGACTGAGACTGCCGAGGAGG TGTTCCTGGTGCGGAATCTGAACTCAGATGACCAGGCTGTTGTGCTAAAAGCCCTGAGGTTGGCACCTGAGGGGCGGCTTCGAAGGGATGGTCTCCGGGCCCTCAGCTCCCTGCTTGTCCATGGCAACAACAAGGTCATGGCTGCTGTCAGCACTCAGCTCCGGAGCCTGTCATTGGGCCCTGACTTCCGGAAAAGG GCCCTGCTGTGCTTCCTGGACCAACTTGAGGATGAGGATGTGCAGATGAGAGTGGCTGgctgcctggccctgggctgcatCAAG GCTCCCGAAGGCATTGAGCCCCTGGTGTACCTGTGCCAAACGGACACAGAGGCCGTGAGGGAAGCTGCTCAGCAGAGCCTGCAACAATGTG GGGAGGAGGGACAGTCTGCCCATCGACGGCTGGAGGAGTCACTGGATGCCCTGCCCCGCATCTTTGGGCCTGGCAGCATGGCCAGCACGGCATTCTAA